The sequence GGGAATATTTTTTCATATGTTTAGCGCACTTCAAGTTGGCTTTTTTATACTGGGAATATTTTTTCATATGTTTAGCGCACTTCAAGTTGGCTTTTTTATACTGGGAATATTTTTTCATATGTTTAGCGCCCTTCAAGTTGGCTTTTTTATACTGGGAATATTTTTTCATATGTTTAGCGCACTTCAAGTTGGCTTTTTTATACTGGGAATATTTGTTCATATGTTTAGCGCACTTCAAGTTGGCTTTTTTATACTGGGAATATTTTTTCATATGTTTAGCGCACTTCAAGTTGGCTTTTTTATGCTGGGAATATTTTTTCATATGTTTAGCGCCCTTCAAGTTGGCTTTTTTATGCTGGGAATATTTTTTCATATGTTTAGCGCCCTTCAAGTTGGCTTTTTTATGCTGGGAATATTTTTTCATATGTTTAGCGCACTTCAAGTTGGCTTTTTTATACTGGGAATATTTTTTCATATGTTTAGCGCACTTCAAGTTGGCTTTTTTATACTGGGAATATTTTTTCATATGTTTAGCGCACTTCaagttgttttttttatactgggaatagttttttttttttgtttagcgCCCTTCTTCGAAACATCATATTCTGgtacttcatcttttcctctatttttattcctcCCATCTCTTTGTCCTCTAATCTGTCCCCTTTTCCTGTTTGAGAAGGTCAACGATGAGCTCCGTAGGGCAGCGTGAGCCAGCAAGATGGCGGCtctacaaacacttgcctgcgtcacaacgggctggggccgaccctcaggccccaccaagaatgcCTACCGGCGTCacaggcggagacgtaaaaaaaaaaaagaagaagaattggcgCAAAAGTTGTAAAACCCCAACGGAAGCACATGTAGATTGGCTATTGCGTTGCCAAGCAGAAGAGCGGGTGAGGCGGGGGCGGCGTTCCCCCCATCCTGTCTTGCACCATGCTGTCAGTGCGCCTTATCGTGTCTTTGTTATCCTCGAAGGCGATGTGTCGTGACCCCGTTTGGAAGAAATCACCCCGCGACCCCGTTTTAGGGAAGGAGTGACTGCGAGTTCTTCCTTTGTTAGGCGTGGCTTTCGTCTTTTATAATTTACGGAAGAGACTGCGATTTAAATTTCCTTCGTCATTGTCGGCATCTGTGTTTTCTTTAGATTGTGTTTGAGAATGCTACGAcggttgttttctttgtttttattggaGTTGTTTTTTATATTAATGTAAGAGACTGGCattataattgtttccttttgttattgGTGGCATTTGTGTTTTCTTTAGATTGTGTTTGAGAATGCTACGACggttgtttcctttgtttttattgGAGTTGTTTTTTATATTAATGTAAGAGACTGCCATTacaattgtttccttttgttattggcgtcatttctctttttttccacatATTTATTCCCTTTGTTATTGGCggcatttctctttcctttagaTTGAAGTTAAAGAATGCTACGCcagttgtttcctttgttttatggGAGTTGTCTTTTATATTAACGTAAGAGACTGCTGCTATTACAATTATTTCCTTTGTCATTGGCGGCATTTCGCTTTTCCTCTGATTGCATGGAAAAAATAGTAGGAACACGTCACACACGTCACATTTCCGCTCCAAGTTCATGCTACAGCCTGACtgacacaagtctttgctttccaaactacccccCTAcggattccctccctccctctgtagtTTCATCTCCAATTCCCTTTCTGGCCGATCAGTCTCTGTGGTTGACGGCCACTGTTCGTCCCTTAAACCTATCAGTAGTGGTGTCcggcagggctctgttctatcccccactctctttctgttgttcgttAATGATAACTACAACAAACTGCCCTATCCTCTCccacgctgatgactctactctgcattatacAACATCTTTCAACAGAACACCCTCCCTACAGGAAATACTTGACTCCGGACTGCACCGtgcagaacgcttgacctcagaTATTGCTGTCATTTTCTAATTTGGCAGAAGGAACTTGGTGTTCTTCAGTGCCTCGAAAACTtagtttctccacctgtcaactcgccacaatcttccagacacctATCTCCTGTTCTGCGGTAACACAGCTGTCTCCTTTTTCTACAATTAACatactcggtctatccttaacccaaaattttaactggaattttcatatctcttttcttgccagttcttctcccctcacAGATGCTGTCCAAATACAGgagccttgttcgccctcgtctggagtatgcatcccatgtgttggagatctccacacacacagcgctcttagacagagtggagtcaaacgatcttggtctcatcagctctcctcctcatactgacgtCTCCTACCCCTTAatttccgccgcagtgttgcatctcttactgttttttatcgatattttcatgctgactgctcttctgaacttgctaactgcatgcctcccccctcccgcggccccgctgcactcgacttttcaCTCTTTCTCATCTCTGTTGTCCAAATAccttatgcaagagataaccagcatcttcatccctttatcccttccgctggtaagctctggaacagccttccttcgtccgtatttcctcctgcctacgacttgaactctttcaaggagaGAGAATCAAGACACTTTCTCCCTTaactgacctcccttttggcctctcgttctgttttctttcactgGAGCGACGTTCAGCTCCCTTTTTGTTCAACGTTCAGGGCCCATTTTGTTCAACGTTCAGGGCCCATTTTGTTCAACGTTCAGCTCCCTTTTTGTTCAACGTTCAGGGCCCATTTTGTTCAACGTTCAGGGCCCATTTTGTTCAACGTTCAGCTCCCTTTTTGTTCAACGTTCAGGGCCCATTTTGTTCAACGTTCAGGGCCCATTTTGTTCAACGTTCAGGGCCCATTTTGTTCAACGTTCAGCTCCCTTTTTGTTCAACGTTCAGGGCCCATTTTGTTCAACGTTCAGGGCCCATTTTGTTCAACGTTCAGCTCCTTTTGTTCAACGTTCAGGGCCCATTTTGTTCAACGTTCAGCTCCCTTTTTGTTCAACGTTCAGGGCCCATTTTGTTCAACGTTCAGCTCCCTTTTTGTTCAACGTTCAGGGCCCATTTTGTTCAACGTTCAGCTCCCTTTTTGTTCAACGTTCAGGGCCCATTTTGTTCAACGTTCAGGGCCCATTTTGTTCAACGTTCAGCTCCCTTTTTGTTCAACGTTCAGGGCCCATTTTGTTCAACGTTCAGCGCCCTTTTTGTTCAACGTTCAGCGCCCTTTTTGTTCAACGTTTAGCGCCCTTTTTGTTCAACGTTCAGGGCCCATTTTGTTCAACGTTCAGGGCCCATTTTGTTCAACGTTCAGCTCCCTTTTTGTTCAACGTTCAGGGCCCATTTTGTTCAACGTTCAGCTCCCTTTTTGTTCAACGTTTAGCGAACTTTTTGTTCAACGTTCAGCGCCCTTTTTGTTCAACGTTCAGCGCCCTTTTTGTTCAACGTTCAGCGCCCTTTTTGTTCAACGTTCAGCGCCCTTTttgttccggtgtgtgtgtgtgtgtgtgtgtgtgtgtgtgtgtgtgtgtgtgtgtgtgtgtgtgtgtgtgtgtgtataaggtaTGTAAAAGACTGGTGGCAGTTACaactgaaatatatattttgttcCAATACCAAACAGTGAAATCATTCCCAGCAAACACACAGCCGGGCTgattaggaaataaaaaaataaggaattcCAACATCAATTTACTACATTGTGTGATTTggcatgatatattttttttgcctctctcttAATAAGCAGTTTTGAAAGTTATCCTGTCCAGATTCATAAAACTGAAGGGATAAGCATATGAAAGCAGTATATGGCAGATACATCTTTGAGCAGTTTTAAATATATACTAAAGGACTGCCGGCTCATAGGTTAGAACACACGGCGTGAACCCGCTTCCCGCCTCTGGGTGCATCCTGCGGCCTGCCGTCACCTCCCCACTGGTAACACGCAGGGGTCGACATGGCTGGCTAAATATGTTACACCGTGCGTTCCGGCCGGCAGCTCACTCCCCCACGCCAATCTCGGCGAGCTCTGCCAAACGTGACGTGGACACACTGGACTCACCATGCCACGGCCGAACGTTTTTCAGCCAAGTGAGTCGAATCACTGTGTACATGCAACACAAAAGGATTATTAACTATTTACTTTCTTTCGTTAATGCTTCATATATGGCAGCAGAAAGAAAGTTTAAcaaagtacatatatatatatatatatatatatatatatatatatatatatatatatatatatatatatatatatatatatatatatatatatactatattaaAGGGATAAATGTATCAGTTGTATATTGGTGAGGACAGGATGGAGGGTTGTGTCAGGCTGGCAGCTGAAGAAGTTGAAGTTTTAAGGCACTGGAGGCCACTAAGTTCCTTTTGCTTATTTACGTAAAAGCGTCAAAAGCTATGACACTGCAGCGTCCCTCCTTGAATACACGTTCTGTCCTTCCCCTGATGACGTGCTTGCAGTGGAAGGCTGCAACACACAGTTTGTGCCAAGGAAGTCTTGCGGCAcacagcggcggcggcagcgttGCTGTGGCGGCCCAAAGGTGCCGCAGTTCTTCCGCGGCGCGGCTGTCTGGCTGGCTAGTTGAAGCGGCCGGCCGGGACCACCACATGGCCTCGTCTGTCGATGAAACGCTGCCATTACTTACCAGCCGTGTAGCGAGAGGCTGTTTTCAGTTAAGTGTGTGGAAAAGTTCCCTTAAAATGTATGGAGCATATGAGGATGAGGGATTTTGTCCtttataattgtgtgtgtgtgtgtgtgtgtgtgtgtgttttctctacaCATGACTAAATAAGCAGCGTTGTCACCTAAGAGTTTTCCAGGATAGATATTTTACTTCGAGAGAAATGACGGAtgaaagggggtgagggaggggagggaggaggaaggagggggggtgtcagggggaaggggtgagggaggggagcgaGATAGGAGGGGGGGTGGCGTgtcggggggggaaggggtgagggaggggaggggagcgaggaaggagggggggtggcgtgttggggggaaggggtgagggaggggaggggagcgaggaaggaggggggatggCGTGCTGGGGGAAGGggttaaggagggagggaagcaaggaaggagggggtgtttggggggggggggacgaaaaAAGCTATAATTTATATACAACTGAACTTATtgttaggaacacacacacacacacacacacacacacacacacacacacacacacacaccaacacaaacacagacatatacaaacacaacacacatgtacacagcaacacacacacacacacacacacacacacacacacacacacacacacacacacacactgtacgtaCATGAGGCCGGCGTTCGTATTTATATCCTTCACCACtaacatcgtcatcaccaccgccgccaccgccaacaCCAGCGACATCACCACACCCCCAGCCGCGATCTTCTGGAGTGTCGCTTCGCCAGCCTCGGCACACTCAGAGGACCTTGGGGGAGGGGTACGCGAGGTGCTTCCTTCGTTTGTATGAGTggtctcggtggtggtggtggtggttctggggGTTGTGGTGGGGGCGGTGGGAAGGCTTGGTGGATCTGTGCATTCGTCCATAGTAGACTGTCTAGGATCCCTTGTCTTGTGAACGTTGCTGCAGCGGGCCGGCGGGGGGGTGAGCCTCCACTTGGAAGGGCCATAAGCCACCACATCAAGAAACCAAATGCCCTCGAAGCGCAGGTCCCTCTTACACAACATGATACACATCCCGGCGTGAACCTCGAAGACAAGGATTTTTTTTTGAAGGTTGATTTTCTGGACCGTTGCGTTGATCTCATGCCAGTAATTGTCATGCCTAAACTcattcctgatgcaagagtcgTCAAAGTCAAACCAGGCAGTATCTTGCTGATAATCGTTTTTTATCCGAAGACTGATTCCTTTGAAGTCGTGCCCGGGATCCACGTACACCGTTGTAGAGAACTTACTACTGTCTGTAGGGTTAATGTTCTGGATCACCGCTTGACTCCATTGTCCAGTAATTGTTATGTTTGCTCCATAACAGTTGAAGCACGAGACGCCTCCAAGACCCAGGAAAAGCAGCAGCCACAGCAACAGAGGCGGCGGCAGCAGGGACACAGTGAGTGTTGTCCGCGCCATGGCtggagtgagtgtgtgggtgacAGTGTGTGTAAGCAGTGACGAGCCCGGGCGATGGACGCATATCCTGTGTGTTGTACGTacgtgacgcacacacacacacacacacacacacacacacacgtaaaaaaataaataaataaaataagccaGCGCTTCAAGAGAGCCACAGGTGTTTGGGTCGTGTCAGGTGTGTGAGGCCATGAACCAAGTCACTGGTCTGTAAGATCCACATGTATTGAAGTTTAAGTTTTAGTTGTAAGATCATAAGAAAAGTGCAATGAACTTAGACTCGAGGCACTTAAGAGGGATATTAAGAGAGGGCAAACCAGTGTgatatagaaaaaggaggagaagggaatgataaTGTGCAATGATTTAGCATGACGGACAAGAGTGAGGGAATGTGTGTACAGGTTTAGCATGACGGACAAGAGTGAGGGAATGTGTGTACAGGTTTAGCATGACGGACAAGAGTGAGGGAATGTATGTACACGTTTAGCGTTCTCTTATAACGCAAATAAGGCAGTtcgaggggagtgaagggatatGCACAGATTGAGTGTGGGTGACATAGTTCAGTCTGTTCCTGCATGTGATGAGGAGTCGAGGTTACCAAAAGTTTCATATAGCATGGCagcgtagtgcataacaatggtgagtTTTGTCATTAAAtcactcgacggattggcctgcccgacggtgttatggacttgctcagCACAGGTATATAGTACATTCTCGATATCTATGCAGGTGGACAAaggtttaaccccttgaccgcggatttcctacaagaagacctcaccaagctacaggaatggaacaaaaagtggctgctacaattcaatgaggaaaaatataaagtcctgcaccttgggagaggatatccagcacaccagtaccacatggggagcactccaatatccaccacagaggcagagaaggacctgggactctatgttaccaggctaccagtgaaagccgaatccgtgccaatcgcagcggacgggttaaaacttGTGCTCCCTATCTTACTGTGGTGGCTGTTAGAGCTGAACATTGAATAGTGATTTGGAGGGATGTGTCGATGCTGTTGCTATCATGTGGCTCTGCAGGGTCACGGGGTATTAGTGTTTAGTTATGAATGAAAACACtcgagaaacaacaacaaaatagatTCGTGTTtaggaaggaataaaaacaagaaaacaaaccaaaaaaacatcATACCCCCCAAAACACTAAGGGTTtggaattaattaaaaaaaaatcattgtaaCCCTTAAAATATTAGTTTAGGATAAATTAAAACACTTGAATAACTTAACAAAACCAGTGCAAAAGCTTTATTCtagtacaaacaaacaaacagaggcaGCGTTGTCTCCTAAAACACTAATTTAAATGTAAAAACAAAGAATGCAATTATTTGAACTTTGAATCCAAGCAAATTCTGGCACTTTTTTACTCTTATTTGATAGACTGAGGTTGGTTGAAGGTTtggcagtagcagtaatagtggcagtagtaattgtggtagtagtagtggtagtgatagtagtagtagtagtaggagagaaacccatcaccactacctaaCCCCTTagcacactcatcaccaccatcaccatcacccaaacaccttcaccatcaccaccactcctacacccatccccacccacctcctcacaccaccactaacacacacacacacaccatacgcatcaccaccatcaccaccaactattctacccaccacaccaccaccaccaccacaaccaccacccatcatcaccaaTCTAGAAATACCCCAcgtcaccacccacaccacccgccatgccaccaccgccgccgccgccaatcACACCACCGGGCTGCTGGCTGACACACAGGGGGCTCTTATCCATCAGGCAATCCTCGTCGATCATATAAAAGTAATGGGTGTAGGAGAGCGCCGCGCAGAAGCCTCGAGAGCTCTGTTCCGGGGCCTGGCGGTAGTGGTAGCATTTGGCACTATTGGCTTCGCGTGTGCcgtgggtggcggtggtgatgttgcGAGCCTGGCACTCCTCGAAACGCCTGTGTGGAGTGACGGGAGTTAGGTGGGGCAGTGGAGGGGATGAGATGGATGAAGATAagtaaaagatggaagagggataTCCGGGGTAATGGATGAGAGGGTTCTGGATATCTAATGGGCCTGGCACCTCTTAAACCTCTAGCATGTGGAGTGACGGGAGTTAGGTGGAGTTGAGGAGGGGATGAGATGGATGAAGATaagtaaaagagggaagagggatatCCGGGGTAATGGATGAGAGGGTTCTGGATATCTAATGGGCCTGGCACCTCTCAAACCTCCTGTATGTGGAGTGACGGAAAGTGGATTAAAGTGAATAGGTCGATAGCGGAGTGATTAAAATGACAtataacacagacagacagatagacacagactgGCAGCcaaccaaccagacagacagacagacaaagaaagtggacagatgtgagagagagagagagagagagagagagagagatgaataaatgaCGGAAGGAAGGCAAATaggagatacatacatacatacatacatacatacagacagacagacagacagacagacagacaaatagacacaaacagacagacaaaaaaaaaattgagatgagaaaaaaaagagagagaggaacagatgaatagatgacagacagacagacaaacagacagacagccctAAGCCCACTCACCTGACGGCCCAGTAGGGGGAGCCCAGCGTCATGGGGGTGTCGTCCAGCCAAGCCCAACCGcgccccttctctctctgccGCCCCCCTAGCCAGAAGTCGCTCGTCAACTCTGGAATAGGGGGGcggggtaggggggaggaggttaatctctctctctctctctctctctctctctctctctctctctctctctctctctctctctctctctctctctctctctctctctctctctctctctctctcatccgtttgTTGTATCTGTTTATATGTTTCGttcattaattctttttttttttttctctctcctctttatcctctcttattactctttctctctcctagtTGTATGTTTAttaattaagttattttatttatatctaattctttccttttctcttttgccttctctctctctctctctctctctctctctctctctctctctctctctctctctctctctctctctctctctctctctctctctctctctctctctctctctctctctctcctatttgtttatttactagtttcatttttttttattctttctcttcctttctcttttactttttctctatctatctacttattctactatctgtctatctttctatttgtcagcctacctacctatctatctacctgtctacaaAGCAATAGTATGGGCAGAAACAgcaactttttctcattttctttgataCGCCAtcaccgttttctttctccttttgatAGCTATAACTCCACCATTctcctatatctcctcctcctcctcctcctcctcctactactactactactactactactactactactactactactactactactactactaccaccaccatcaccactactcccaccactaccaccaccaccaccaccattaacccccactaccaccacccccactaacaACACCACTCCTCCGCAGGTACTGACGATGCTCCTGAAGGTGATTGATGACGGTGGTGAAGTGCGTGATGCTCTTGAAGGTCAACAGATCCCCGCCCAGCACCCTGCAGAAGGCCCGCGCCTCGCCCCAGCTCACCTGTAGGGCAGTGAGACAGGTGGGTGGagagggataggagggaaggaaagaaggaggggaataaTTGAGGAGAAAGGGGTTGTGATAGATATTTATAATAGTTAGTTAGAGAATATAATAGAGTTTTAAGGTGGTAGGGTAAGGTGGTAGgaaggttgggagagagagagaggagagagagagagagagagagagagagagagagagagagagagagagagagagagagagagagagagagagagagagagagagagagagagagagagagagagagagaggttataggTAGTGagaaaggtaggtagggagagagggaagaaaggaaaggagggagggatgtatTACGATAGATGTGTAGTTAGGTAGAAAGGTAGGAatttaggtagatatatagatagatagataaagaatggagggaagggaaaagggaggtagggatgggTTATGCTTGATGAATAGTGgaattgagagaggaagggagataggtaaataggtagataaatagaggaagagaggaaggttaaCTTGTTggtcttccattttctctcacacacacaaacgtgaacaaacagaaaaggaaagagaagcaaaacaCTTACCCCAGACTCAACACCCAGTAAcccctatttccctttccttcctcttgctcgtggtcctcctcctcctcctcccccaccaccaccaccacctgttccccccccccccccctcaccttgcCCACGGAGAAGACGGACAGGCACTGGTCGCCCACGAGCGTGAACATCTCGGGGCAGTCAGGGTGGCTGACGGTGTGGTTGATCTTGGCCACCAGGTCCTCGCCCAGCTCCTCACTGCGCCGCCAGCTGGGGTCtgcgggggagggaagggagagtaaaggaagggtgagaggggagaggtgagggtgggTTGAGGGGAGCGCtgagagggtgggaggggagagtTTGGTGAGTGGAATTTGTTCAGTGAGAGAGGGAAGTTGTGGGGCTGCGGGGGAGGGCAGGAGGtaaagggaaagtagagaaaggggagggtTAAGTGGGTAGGGGGAGTAAGGGGGAGTGGTAAGTGGCAAAGGGGAGAGTGTTAGTGAGTAAAGAGCGAGTGTTGGGGGAGTAAGGGAAGTAAGGGGAGAGTGTTAAGTAAGGAGGGTAAGAGGGGGAGTGTTAAGGGAGTAAGGGGGGAGTGTTAAGGGAGTAAGGGGGGAGTGTTAAGGGAGTAAAGGGGTTAAGGGGAGAATGTTaataaaggaagagtaaagaaataaTAAGCTAGAGAAAGATGAGGTTTGGATCTTAGTGAttgtagattattattattttttttttacttttgtcttttttttgtgtgtgtgtgtgaagtttttttttattgtgtgttttcttggatttgtttgtgtgtgtgagagaggaaagggaaaataaagaggaaaatagagagaagaaaaggaaggtagaggaggaggaggaggaagaggacgagttttttttattctcattcattcattcattcattctttttttcttccatttatttattcattcattctttctttctttctttctttctttctttcttacatttattcattcattcattcattcattcattctttttttcttccatttatttattcattcattcattcttccgtttattcattcattcattcattcattcattcattcattctttcttccatttattcattcattcattcattcattctttcttccatttatttattcattcattcttccattcattcattcatttatttattcattcattcattcattcttccattcattcattcatttatttattcattcattcattcttccattcattcattcattctttcttccattcattcattcattctttctttcttccatttatttattcattcattaattcattcattcattcattcattctttcttccatttatttatttattcattcattcattcttccattcattcattcatttatttattcattcattcattcttccattcattcattcattcattcttccattcattcattcatttatttattcattcattcattcttccattcattcattcattcattcttccattcattcattcattctttcttccattcattcattcattctttctttcttccatttatttattcattcattaattcattcattcattcattcattctttcttccatttatttatttattcattcattcattcattcattcattcttttttccatttatttatttattcattcattcattcattcattcattctttcttccatttatttatttattcattcattcattcattcttttttccatttatttatttattcattcattcattcattcattctttctttcttccatttatttattcattcattcattcattcattcattctttcttccatttatttattcattcattcattcattcattcattcattctttcttccatttattt comes from Eriocheir sinensis breed Jianghai 21 chromosome 49, ASM2467909v1, whole genome shotgun sequence and encodes:
- the LOC126981825 gene encoding uncharacterized protein LOC126981825, which codes for MARTTLTVSLLPPPLLLWLLLFLGLGGVSCFNCYGANITITGQWSQAVIQNINPTDSSKFSTTVYVDPGHDFKGISLRIKNDYQQDTAWFDFDDSCIRNEFRHDNYWHEINATVQKINLQKKILVFEVHAGMCIMLCKRDLRFEGIWFLDVVAYGPSKWRLTPPPARCSNVHKTRDPRQSTMDECTDPPSLPTAPTTTPRTTTTTTETTHTNEGSTSRTPPPRSSECAEAGEATLQKIAAGGVVMSLVLAVAAVVMTMLVVKDINTNAGLIRGHVVVPAGRFN
- the LOC126981826 gene encoding uncharacterized protein LOC126981826, translated to MAATPPLPSLSLLLLLSLSLLSLTCWGLAGAFECPQKEEEIACSSEDKCVKLRYVCDGENDCEDGEDEDPDLCTVFKSHYGCEREEVACRRGGELECVRLQTYCQTTDPPCEGPVDPKLCKVLNDNTIQKFSSIFIAADNAPDPSWRRSEELGEDLVAKINHTVSHPDCPEMFTLVGDQCLSVFSVGKVSWGEARAFCRVLGGDLLTFKSITHFTTVINHLQEHQLTSDFWLGGRQREKGRGWAWLDDTPMTLGSPYWAVRRFEECQARNITTATHGTREANSAKCYHYRQAPEQSSRGFCAALSYTHYFYMIDEDCLMDKSPLCVSQQPGGVIGGGGGGGMAGGVGGDVGYF